A DNA window from Paenibacillus segetis contains the following coding sequences:
- a CDS encoding extracellular solute-binding protein encodes MKKMRPWKMMLAVTMILSLLSACGSKGNENANAPSTPKEEPTNSATNTATAPDPLGKYPETVTVTEVLAFNPPEDPRTPSGITPEQNAYLKDLKEMMNIEVKYKWTVPSAQYEQKFSLAMASGDLPDVIEVDQKNYEKLKKQGMLADLTEAYAQYASPALKAYMESDGGFAMKTFSEDGKQLGIPAFEDPFLSTQILWVRQDWLNNLGLQAPKTIDELEKVAQAFTHNDPDQNGKNDTYGIALQKNLFFWGFDVRGFFNGFGAYPSVGDNQSAWIKGDDGKLIPGLIQPEVKTALGKLQSWYKDGIIDKEFALKDENKAVEDLVAGKVGISYGEWWYPNWPLNSSVDKDPKAEWIALQLPGIDGPAKSLVPKIRSNKIFVVNKKAKNPEAAIKMLNFYIEVGSKKYKDKNKAADGYVYNWFNPRIANPADIETIYTEVNKALDANQTEITVEDANYKNVYDSFKATTEYLAGDTSNATKGINWGSYFSRVAKDGGWGLTRQIKENQQFVYNEFYGLPTATIVEKGGQLDKLMQESFTKIVMGSSVDDFDKFVDSWKALGGNKIIDEVNEWYSTEATK; translated from the coding sequence ATGAAAAAAATGAGACCGTGGAAAATGATGTTGGCAGTAACAATGATTCTTTCATTATTGTCAGCATGTGGAAGCAAAGGGAATGAAAATGCGAATGCACCATCCACGCCGAAAGAGGAACCAACGAACAGTGCCACAAATACTGCCACAGCTCCAGATCCACTAGGGAAATATCCAGAAACTGTCACTGTTACGGAAGTGCTTGCCTTTAATCCACCGGAAGATCCAAGAACTCCAAGTGGAATTACACCAGAACAAAATGCCTACCTGAAAGATCTCAAAGAGATGATGAACATTGAAGTGAAATACAAATGGACAGTTCCTTCTGCCCAGTATGAGCAGAAATTCTCACTTGCTATGGCATCCGGAGATCTACCAGATGTGATAGAAGTTGACCAGAAGAATTACGAGAAACTCAAAAAACAAGGCATGCTCGCTGACCTGACAGAGGCTTATGCCCAATATGCATCTCCGGCACTTAAGGCTTATATGGAGTCCGACGGTGGATTCGCGATGAAAACGTTCAGTGAGGATGGTAAGCAATTAGGTATCCCTGCCTTTGAAGATCCTTTCTTATCTACACAGATATTATGGGTACGTCAAGATTGGCTGAATAATCTAGGCTTGCAGGCACCGAAGACGATCGATGAGCTTGAGAAAGTTGCACAAGCATTTACGCACAATGACCCAGATCAGAACGGTAAGAATGACACTTACGGTATAGCCTTGCAAAAGAACCTGTTCTTCTGGGGATTTGATGTCAGAGGTTTCTTTAACGGATTCGGTGCATATCCTTCCGTTGGTGATAACCAATCCGCTTGGATTAAAGGTGATGATGGTAAGTTAATCCCAGGATTAATTCAGCCTGAAGTGAAGACTGCACTTGGGAAGCTACAATCGTGGTATAAAGATGGAATTATTGATAAAGAGTTCGCACTGAAAGATGAGAATAAAGCGGTAGAAGATCTGGTTGCAGGTAAAGTGGGTATTTCCTACGGTGAATGGTGGTATCCAAACTGGCCACTTAACTCCAGCGTAGACAAAGATCCGAAGGCAGAATGGATCGCCCTTCAACTTCCAGGGATCGATGGTCCGGCTAAATCACTCGTGCCAAAAATCCGCAGTAATAAAATTTTCGTCGTGAACAAAAAGGCGAAGAACCCAGAAGCAGCGATTAAGATGCTCAATTTCTACATCGAAGTTGGTAGTAAGAAATACAAGGATAAGAACAAAGCAGCAGATGGCTATGTATACAACTGGTTTAACCCACGGATTGCCAACCCTGCTGATATTGAAACGATTTACACCGAAGTGAACAAAGCGCTCGATGCCAATCAGACTGAAATTACAGTAGAAGATGCAAATTATAAGAATGTTTATGATTCGTTTAAAGCGACAACAGAATACCTAGCAGGTGACACATCCAACGCTACCAAAGGCATAAACTGGGGTTCATACTTTAGCCGAGTTGCGAAAGACGGTGGCTGGGGATTAACACGGCAAATAAAAGAAAATCAACAATTTGTGTACAACGAATTCTATGGACTTCCTACAGCAACGATAGTGGAAAAGGGCGGTCAGCTAGATAAGTTGATGCAAGAGTCCTTCACCAAGATTGTCATGGGCAGCTCTGTTGATGATTTCGATAAATTCGTTGATAGCTGGAAGGCACTTGGCGGTAATAAAATTATTGACGAGGTCAATGAATGGTATAGCACGGAAGCTACGAAATAA
- a CDS encoding chemotaxis protein CheA, with translation MISEYREVFLEELEEQLQIMDGAILSLEQEGETDQVIQSLFRAAHTLKGSSAVMGYEEMKQLTHEMEHLLEQVRSKTLRITVALIDLLFKSMDSLRELKEDILRDDGAITDVSKRIRDLQNFSHLPQTWTLPVATEPISMPKLKLETELKVQNAEDQGLNVYWITLQLSADCTIKGARFYVIYSRISSWGEILHSVPDIDMAFEQSNEAHEFQFLFTGSHSSQRLEELVSTLTEVTSLMVEPLPPIDRESLSRRIEAETEVPEKVINEEQVQKGTSKSQTIRVSVERLDHLMNLVGELVIDHTRIHQVERTQRRRFSDDSVNELGQISDHLTRIIGDLQESVMKARMLPIEQLFNRFPRMVRDLSRDLDKDIELVIDGKDTELDRTLIEEISDPLIHLIRNAADHGIERPEQREMNGKNRKGTLTIRAAHEDNQIAIYVEDDGAGIDPAKMVKSALDKGIISAEEAMMLSDREAIDLIFRPGFSTASQVSDISGRGVGMDIVRSHIEKLNGLIDIETTLGQGTRFQIKLPLTLAIIVGLLVKLHDQTFIIPMNNITEIVRIPHHDIHTVRGQSVILLRDQIIPIIWLHDNFNIVRSEQRREYIQLVIVGSAEKRMALAVDELLGNQEIVIKALGSYIGKVDGIAGSTILGDGKVALILEVPEIINHLVRRTVM, from the coding sequence GTGATATCTGAATATAGAGAGGTCTTTCTGGAGGAGCTAGAGGAGCAGCTACAGATCATGGACGGAGCTATCCTGAGCTTAGAGCAAGAAGGGGAAACCGATCAGGTTATTCAAAGTCTTTTTCGGGCGGCTCATACCTTGAAGGGGTCTTCAGCAGTAATGGGTTATGAGGAAATGAAACAATTAACCCATGAGATGGAGCATCTGTTGGAACAGGTAAGAAGTAAGACGCTTAGAATAACGGTTGCGCTCATTGATCTTCTTTTTAAATCGATGGATAGCTTGAGAGAATTGAAAGAAGATATTCTGCGTGATGATGGAGCTATAACAGATGTATCGAAGAGGATACGCGATCTTCAGAATTTTAGCCATCTGCCACAAACATGGACATTACCGGTGGCAACAGAACCTATCTCAATGCCCAAACTGAAACTAGAAACAGAGTTAAAAGTTCAGAATGCCGAGGATCAGGGGCTTAATGTATATTGGATTACACTACAACTATCCGCCGACTGTACCATAAAAGGAGCACGGTTCTATGTGATTTACTCAAGAATCAGCTCATGGGGTGAGATTCTTCATTCTGTTCCGGACATAGATATGGCCTTTGAACAAAGTAATGAGGCTCACGAATTCCAATTTCTTTTTACAGGAAGTCATAGTAGTCAGAGGTTGGAAGAACTCGTATCCACGTTAACCGAAGTGACCTCTTTAATGGTAGAGCCCCTACCACCCATAGATAGAGAGTCTCTTAGTAGAAGAATCGAAGCAGAAACGGAAGTCCCTGAGAAAGTCATAAATGAAGAACAAGTACAGAAGGGTACCTCCAAGTCACAGACGATTCGCGTGAGCGTAGAGCGGCTTGATCATCTCATGAATTTAGTAGGTGAGCTTGTAATCGATCATACGCGAATTCACCAAGTAGAGCGCACACAAAGAAGAAGATTCTCTGATGATTCGGTGAATGAGCTTGGCCAAATATCGGATCATCTTACACGTATTATAGGTGACTTACAGGAAAGTGTTATGAAAGCAAGGATGCTTCCGATCGAGCAACTGTTTAACCGTTTTCCCCGCATGGTTCGTGATCTAAGCCGTGATTTAGATAAAGATATTGAACTGGTTATAGACGGAAAAGACACGGAATTAGACCGGACTTTAATTGAGGAAATATCAGATCCACTCATTCACTTGATTCGGAATGCGGCAGACCACGGCATCGAGCGACCTGAGCAAAGAGAAATGAACGGTAAGAATCGCAAGGGGACACTTACAATTCGAGCGGCTCATGAAGATAATCAGATCGCTATCTATGTTGAAGATGATGGTGCAGGGATTGATCCAGCCAAAATGGTAAAGTCAGCCCTAGACAAGGGAATCATTTCTGCTGAAGAAGCGATGATGCTGAGTGATCGAGAGGCGATTGATCTCATTTTTAGGCCGGGATTTTCGACAGCTAGTCAGGTCAGCGATATATCTGGACGCGGCGTGGGTATGGACATCGTTAGGAGCCATATCGAGAAGCTAAACGGCTTGATTGATATAGAGACAACCTTGGGACAAGGGACGAGGTTCCAGATCAAGCTTCCATTAACGCTGGCGATTATCGTTGGTTTGCTAGTGAAGCTACATGATCAAACTTTTATTATCCCGATGAACAACATCACGGAGATTGTGAGAATTCCCCACCATGATATTCACACCGTTCGAGGACAGTCCGTTATTCTACTACGTGATCAGATCATTCCGATCATCTGGCTGCATGACAATTTCAACATAGTCAGAAGTGAACAACGGCGAGAGTATATTCAGTTAGTAATTGTGGGATCAGCAGAAAAAAGAATGGCTTTAGCTGTAGACGAACTGCTTGGTAATCAAGAGATTGTCATTAAGGCGCTAGGTTCTTATATTGGTAAAGTTGATGGAATCGCCGGTTCTACTATATTAGGAGATGGAAAAGTAGCTCTAATATTAGAGGTACCGGAGATTATTAACCATCTTGTTCGGAGAACTGTTATGTAA
- a CDS encoding sensor histidine kinase produces the protein MKLLATGKVKWFVYQKVVIVFIVFLIPLMSMNIWVNYKGTSFTKNAILDSSLAGASFYSKQLDKEIYFIRNEQLQLQEDKNVQKLSFRGGSIEKYEEVELIDNARDLLNRIISSSDYVVNAGVYVKSLGKTISGETGVTATPNEEYERISSLLNVKQKPSFYRDGDAIFLIETGGNEELWSYIELSKEKLLEALSQIATLYQESEVFLGSSDMGNVLSTTEDHTVSSAVLKLISKEEHFNSEVPEINKVNGTSYFIAHNFISSLNLSLIMYVNQNEITRPLNQFNTLLYVSFLIAIAVMILYAYSVNLMIHRPLSKLVKTFRMVETDNLDLVIESKTKDEFHYIFQSFNRMASRLKRSIEENYEQKIALQHSQLKQLQSQINPHFLYNSFFNIYMMCKVGDSDSAAELSQKLGSYYQYITRSGSDEVPFFKEYQHALDYCEIQCIRFSNRISFEYEEISSLSNTILVPRLIIQPIVENIFEHAFEDDTQHGVVYIGAECEEGMVCITVEDNGTLLKDEAIEHLQKKLAMGLKQVEKTGLINVNNRLQLKYGPGSGLFVSRSKYEGLKVELIVKYESEEV, from the coding sequence ATGAAGCTACTGGCTACAGGAAAAGTAAAATGGTTCGTCTATCAGAAAGTTGTTATCGTCTTTATCGTCTTTCTGATTCCGCTCATGTCGATGAATATTTGGGTGAATTACAAGGGGACGTCGTTTACAAAAAATGCAATCTTGGATTCATCTTTAGCGGGAGCATCGTTCTATTCCAAGCAACTGGATAAAGAGATCTATTTCATCCGTAATGAACAATTACAACTTCAAGAAGATAAGAATGTCCAGAAACTTAGTTTTCGTGGTGGAAGCATAGAGAAGTATGAAGAGGTAGAACTTATCGATAATGCTAGAGATCTACTAAATCGGATTATTTCCTCAAGTGATTATGTAGTGAATGCTGGCGTATATGTTAAGTCACTAGGCAAGACGATCTCTGGTGAGACGGGGGTAACGGCCACACCTAATGAGGAGTATGAAAGAATTTCCTCGTTACTTAACGTGAAGCAGAAGCCTTCATTTTATAGGGATGGTGATGCGATCTTCCTTATAGAAACAGGGGGAAATGAAGAATTGTGGTCGTATATTGAACTCTCAAAAGAAAAACTATTGGAGGCACTAAGTCAAATCGCAACCTTATATCAAGAATCGGAAGTATTTCTTGGGAGCAGTGATATGGGGAATGTGTTATCTACAACAGAGGATCATACAGTATCTTCAGCAGTTCTTAAGTTAATCTCCAAAGAGGAGCATTTTAATTCAGAGGTCCCGGAAATAAATAAGGTAAACGGTACAAGTTACTTTATTGCACATAACTTTATCAGTTCCCTCAATCTTTCCTTGATCATGTATGTGAATCAGAATGAAATCACACGGCCATTAAATCAGTTTAATACCTTACTCTATGTCTCATTCCTTATCGCTATTGCGGTGATGATACTTTATGCTTATTCGGTGAATTTAATGATTCATAGACCCTTATCCAAATTAGTTAAGACATTTCGTATGGTAGAGACGGATAATCTTGATTTAGTCATTGAGTCTAAGACCAAAGATGAGTTTCACTATATATTTCAAAGCTTTAATCGCATGGCTTCCAGACTTAAACGCTCTATTGAGGAGAATTATGAACAGAAAATTGCCTTGCAGCATTCACAGTTGAAGCAGTTGCAGTCACAGATTAACCCACATTTTCTCTATAACAGCTTCTTTAATATTTATATGATGTGTAAAGTAGGCGATTCTGACAGTGCGGCTGAGCTATCACAAAAGCTAGGAAGCTACTACCAATACATCACGAGAAGTGGATCTGACGAGGTGCCTTTCTTTAAGGAGTATCAGCATGCGCTTGATTATTGCGAGATTCAGTGTATTCGTTTCTCAAATCGTATCTCCTTCGAATATGAAGAAATTTCTTCCTTATCGAATACGATTCTAGTACCGAGACTGATTATTCAGCCGATCGTTGAGAACATATTTGAGCATGCGTTCGAAGATGATACCCAGCATGGGGTTGTCTATATTGGTGCCGAATGTGAGGAAGGTATGGTGTGCATTACGGTTGAAGATAACGGCACGCTTCTGAAAGATGAGGCTATTGAGCACCTGCAGAAGAAACTCGCGATGGGTCTGAAACAAGTTGAGAAGACGGGATTAATTAACGTGAATAACAGACTTCAATTGAAATACGGGCCAGGCAGTGGCTTGTTTGTCTCCCGTAGCAAGTATGAGGGATTGAAGGTAGAACTTATAGTTAAATACGAGAGCGAGGAAGTATAA
- a CDS encoding chemotaxis protein CheW — MGQVQYIEFCIDKEQYAIGIQDIYEIIKIQDITQIPNVRSYVKGVINLRGNIVPVISLRNLFDLEEKEYSKATRIIVVHHEEDTVGIIVDRVNKVATFDDIQSPPERIGGIAGNYFVGIGLTDNGMVAILKLNEVLLREQE; from the coding sequence ATGGGGCAAGTCCAATATATTGAATTTTGTATTGATAAAGAGCAGTATGCCATTGGGATTCAGGATATTTATGAAATTATTAAGATCCAGGACATTACCCAGATTCCTAATGTTAGATCCTATGTCAAAGGGGTCATTAATCTTAGGGGTAATATCGTGCCCGTCATTAGTCTGCGTAATTTGTTTGATTTGGAAGAGAAAGAATATTCGAAGGCGACGCGGATTATCGTGGTTCACCATGAAGAGGATACGGTAGGAATTATCGTAGACCGTGTAAATAAAGTTGCGACATTCGATGATATTCAATCGCCTCCTGAGCGTATAGGTGGTATAGCTGGGAATTATTTTGTAGGTATCGGTCTAACGGATAATGGTATGGTGGCTATCTTAAAGCTAAATGAAGTCTTACTTCGCGAACAGGAGTGA
- a CDS encoding MBL fold metallo-hydrolase translates to MYLGTGASEGYPALFCQCDRCIQATELGGKNIRARTGALINSDLLLDFSPDMYMNKLRYKLDLGKVNHLIVTHSHTDHFAAAELMMRHEHWYCHLQESGKRLQIYGNEAVEQAMKSAIRNDYGTDTIENPFYEFHVIQPFVPFTLGEVTVTALPAHHKPDERSFIFLLEQNNTRFLYGNDSGVFSGETFDYLRGKHLDVVSLDCNYGLEDRYDYHMGISGCRIVKERLLEQNSCDARTSFILTHFSHYSAELHDTLVERTADEGFIISYDGMKVSLT, encoded by the coding sequence ATGTATTTAGGAACTGGAGCAAGCGAGGGTTATCCTGCCTTATTCTGCCAATGTGATCGTTGCATTCAAGCGACGGAGCTTGGAGGGAAAAATATTCGTGCTCGTACAGGAGCGCTTATTAATTCTGATTTACTTCTGGATTTCTCACCTGACATGTATATGAATAAGCTGCGCTATAAATTAGATTTAGGGAAAGTTAATCATTTGATTGTAACTCATTCACATACAGATCATTTTGCGGCGGCGGAGCTGATGATGAGGCATGAACATTGGTATTGTCATTTGCAAGAGAGCGGGAAACGGCTGCAGATTTATGGAAATGAAGCGGTCGAACAGGCGATGAAATCAGCTATTCGCAATGATTATGGCACCGATACAATTGAAAACCCCTTCTACGAGTTTCATGTTATCCAGCCTTTTGTTCCCTTCACGTTAGGAGAGGTGACGGTAACCGCTTTGCCAGCCCATCATAAGCCTGATGAACGTAGCTTTATCTTTCTACTTGAGCAGAACAATACCAGATTCTTATACGGCAACGATAGCGGTGTCTTCAGTGGTGAAACCTTTGACTATCTCCGTGGTAAGCACCTAGACGTAGTTAGTCTTGATTGTAACTATGGGCTAGAGGATCGATATGATTATCATATGGGGATATCCGGTTGCCGTATTGTAAAAGAAAGATTGCTTGAGCAAAATAGTTGTGACGCTAGAACATCATTTATTCTCACTCATTTCTCCCATTACAGCGCGGAGTTGCACGATACTTTAGTTGAGCGTACGGCAGATGAGGGCTTTATTATTTCCTATGATGGGATGAAAGTCTCCTTAACATGA
- a CDS encoding methyl-accepting chemotaxis protein yields MKWFTNMKTTVKLITAFVIVSAILCGVGFYGISNLNKMDESIVDMYNNRLTPIAYLGEVNELFLQNRINTRDINSRAKTDAERTEYKNKILDNVKQIETIIEKYTNTALRADELEIMKGYSAVWQRYTTGLDDAIEINNTNINNEEYTDYLSKSDLQTATTDLTNILQGLIEVNMKQAEGSGAYASDLYKSSRTITIAVILVALVLSVGLGYVISQVIARPLNRVVQLVGKVAQGDLSETSEINSKDEVGVLAKSVNDMVLNLRQTVGEILVSAETVSAASQQISASTEEIASGSMSQASAAQTMNELFGELSHAINSVARGAEQASELSDRTMSIAQDGGKVVRVSIDGMTHVNEQMFRLVGDSNKIGEIIEVIDDIAEQTNLLALNAAIEAARAGDQGRGFAVVADEVRKLAERSGEATKQITKIIKGMQENTQQSVKAVEEGVLASQRTGEAFDSIISMVTETAYKVTEIAAASEEQAAQSSEVMASIESISAATEEAAASSQETASTAQSLAQLAEDLNGAVSIFKIK; encoded by the coding sequence ATGAAGTGGTTTACGAATATGAAGACAACGGTCAAACTAATTACGGCATTTGTTATTGTCTCTGCTATATTGTGCGGAGTTGGATTTTATGGAATTAGCAATTTGAATAAAATGGATGAATCCATTGTTGATATGTATAACAACCGGCTAACTCCTATTGCCTATCTGGGCGAAGTGAATGAACTATTTTTACAGAACCGAATTAACACTCGGGATATCAATTCAAGGGCGAAAACAGATGCGGAGCGCACCGAATATAAGAATAAGATTTTAGATAACGTTAAGCAAATTGAGACTATTATTGAAAAATACACCAACACTGCCCTAAGAGCAGATGAACTGGAAATTATGAAAGGTTATTCTGCGGTATGGCAACGATATACCACTGGCTTGGATGACGCAATAGAGATTAACAATACGAACATAAATAATGAAGAATACACAGATTATTTAAGTAAAAGTGATCTACAAACGGCAACGACGGATTTGACCAACATTCTACAAGGCTTGATTGAGGTCAATATGAAGCAGGCAGAGGGTTCGGGCGCTTACGCAAGTGACCTATATAAGTCCTCTCGTACAATTACGATAGCTGTCATTCTTGTTGCGCTTGTCCTCAGCGTTGGTCTAGGGTATGTCATCTCTCAAGTTATCGCAAGACCATTAAATCGAGTAGTACAGTTGGTAGGTAAAGTAGCGCAGGGTGATTTAAGTGAGACGTCAGAAATTAATTCCAAAGATGAAGTTGGAGTACTGGCTAAATCGGTAAATGATATGGTTCTTAACCTAAGACAAACGGTTGGTGAAATATTGGTCTCTGCGGAAACGGTCTCTGCGGCCTCACAACAAATATCTGCAAGCACCGAAGAAATCGCAAGCGGGAGTATGAGCCAAGCGAGTGCAGCTCAAACGATGAACGAGTTGTTTGGGGAGTTATCTCATGCCATTAATTCGGTAGCTCGGGGCGCAGAACAAGCATCAGAGCTGTCCGATCGAACGATGAGCATTGCACAGGATGGGGGTAAGGTGGTTCGGGTCTCTATTGATGGGATGACTCATGTGAATGAGCAAATGTTCCGACTGGTAGGGGATTCGAATAAAATCGGTGAGATTATTGAAGTTATCGATGATATTGCTGAACAAACGAATCTGCTTGCCTTGAATGCAGCTATTGAGGCAGCCCGTGCAGGAGATCAGGGCCGTGGGTTTGCGGTTGTAGCCGATGAAGTACGGAAACTAGCCGAGCGAAGTGGCGAGGCAACCAAGCAAATTACGAAAATCATTAAAGGAATGCAAGAAAATACGCAGCAAAGCGTAAAAGCGGTAGAAGAGGGGGTGCTTGCCTCGCAAAGAACCGGTGAAGCGTTTGATAGTATCATCTCAATGGTGACCGAGACGGCATATAAAGTTACGGAAATAGCCGCTGCAAGTGAAGAACAAGCCGCGCAATCTTCAGAGGTAATGGCCTCGATCGAAAGCATATCCGCTGCTACGGAAGAAGCGGCGGCAAGCAGTCAAGAAACAGCATCAACGGCGCAATCCTTGGCACAGCTAGCGGAGGATCTGAACGGTGCAGTCTCTATTTTCAAAATTAAATAA
- a CDS encoding helix-turn-helix domain-containing protein yields the protein MYRLLIVDDEPVIVNGLVQLFQDNSELELDIRKAYSSSEALEIAKKTKLDILVSDIRMPQKNGLQLVDEILYYWPLCRVIFLTGYSEFDYVYEAIRKNVDNYILKTEGIEPIFQAVKTAVDKLEEENRRRLQLEKAQMHYQIANSFLKGELLERVLGGESITSLLEDPRYKDVDFGIALDRPAFFLVGIVDRLDDFKFKIPPSVRRIFRDHLPASIACEEVSYDDRVFIWLLQPDEGLLNRFRGGYPDPGLNWHGIVAYMRGILELVQNECEELLGANVSFGISGDLLNHWESIHLQAEAMRTMIVKRAVLGQHMLILDLEKLSQLEDTMHKAGGIEQEDFKTIIIEQIHHFVQENLSGDISLTSIAEEVHLNPSYLSRYYKQITGQNLLEYIQSTKLQVAIQLMENTTLKLNEIAIRVGFESPSYFTTFFKRKMGLSPQEYRNSK from the coding sequence ATGTATAGATTACTAATCGTAGATGACGAACCTGTGATTGTGAATGGACTAGTTCAACTGTTCCAGGATAATTCAGAATTAGAGCTTGATATACGGAAGGCTTACTCCTCGAGTGAAGCGCTTGAAATAGCTAAGAAAACTAAACTGGATATCTTGGTTAGCGATATTCGCATGCCGCAGAAGAATGGCCTGCAGCTTGTCGATGAAATTCTCTATTATTGGCCATTATGCCGAGTGATTTTCCTTACAGGGTATAGTGAATTTGATTATGTATACGAAGCGATCCGCAAAAATGTGGACAATTACATTCTGAAAACGGAAGGGATTGAGCCTATCTTCCAAGCGGTGAAGACGGCAGTCGACAAGCTAGAAGAAGAGAATCGGCGTAGACTCCAGTTGGAAAAGGCGCAAATGCACTATCAAATCGCTAATTCCTTTCTCAAGGGAGAGCTGCTGGAACGGGTACTGGGCGGAGAGTCCATCACTTCTCTACTGGAAGATCCACGTTACAAAGATGTGGATTTCGGTATTGCGCTGGATCGTCCTGCGTTCTTTCTTGTTGGCATCGTGGATCGATTGGATGATTTTAAATTTAAGATTCCTCCATCTGTTAGACGCATTTTCCGTGATCACTTGCCTGCATCTATTGCCTGTGAAGAAGTCAGTTATGATGATCGCGTGTTTATCTGGTTGCTTCAACCAGATGAAGGTTTGCTGAATCGCTTTCGTGGAGGCTATCCAGATCCAGGCTTGAATTGGCATGGGATCGTTGCTTATATGAGGGGGATATTGGAGCTTGTACAGAATGAGTGTGAAGAGCTATTAGGAGCGAACGTATCATTCGGCATATCTGGCGATTTACTTAACCATTGGGAATCGATTCATCTCCAAGCTGAAGCTATGCGTACCATGATTGTTAAGAGAGCTGTACTAGGGCAGCATATGCTGATCTTGGACCTTGAGAAACTAAGTCAACTTGAAGATACGATGCATAAAGCTGGAGGAATCGAACAGGAAGATTTCAAGACGATCATCATCGAACAAATCCACCATTTTGTACAGGAGAATCTATCTGGAGATATATCGCTTACCTCGATTGCCGAAGAGGTGCATTTAAATCCATCTTATTTATCTCGCTATTATAAACAGATAACCGGTCAAAATTTATTAGAGTATATCCAATCGACGAAACTCCAAGTCGCTATTCAACTGATGGAGAATACAACTTTGAAATTAAATGAAATCGCAATCCGGGTCGGTTTTGAGTCTCCCTCCTACTTTACGACATTCTTTAAACGTAAGATGGGCCTTTCTCCACAGGAATATCGAAATTCAAAATGA
- a CDS encoding ABC transporter permease, whose protein sequence is MKSLKKEFPLHIMLIPGVIVTLIYAYGPMAGLVMAFQQFEPLSGFFKSDFVGLDNFRYVFNLPDFKQVLWNTLLIAVIKMVLSLLVPLILALLLNEITKKWFSGFVQSAIFLPFFLSWTVLGGVIIELFSLNGPINGLISSIGLEPIMFMLDNSWFRGIVIGSDVWKGMGYNMIIMLAAITGINGTLYEAAEVDGAGKWKQMLNITLPGIAPIIILLSVLGLGGILNAGFEQILIMYNPTVYAGADIIDTFVYRLGMFSQQFGPAAAVGLFKSIISLFMVSTTYYAAYKFNNYRIF, encoded by the coding sequence GTGAAATCACTGAAGAAAGAATTTCCGCTTCATATCATGTTAATACCGGGTGTTATTGTTACTTTGATCTATGCTTACGGTCCAATGGCCGGTCTTGTTATGGCGTTTCAACAATTTGAGCCTTTATCCGGGTTCTTTAAATCCGACTTTGTCGGACTAGATAACTTCCGTTATGTATTTAATCTACCTGACTTCAAGCAAGTACTGTGGAATACGCTACTTATAGCCGTTATCAAAATGGTATTGTCCTTGCTTGTCCCGCTCATTCTAGCATTGTTACTTAATGAGATTACTAAAAAATGGTTCTCTGGTTTTGTTCAATCCGCTATTTTCCTCCCGTTCTTCCTTTCATGGACTGTCCTTGGGGGCGTCATTATCGAATTATTCTCTTTAAATGGACCTATTAATGGTTTGATTTCCTCCATTGGCTTAGAACCTATCATGTTTATGCTTGATAATAGTTGGTTCCGGGGTATTGTCATTGGATCTGATGTCTGGAAGGGCATGGGCTACAATATGATCATCATGCTTGCTGCGATCACAGGGATTAATGGAACGCTGTATGAAGCGGCAGAGGTAGACGGTGCAGGGAAATGGAAGCAGATGCTTAATATTACGCTTCCAGGTATAGCGCCGATTATTATTCTACTAAGTGTATTAGGTCTCGGTGGCATTCTGAACGCAGGTTTTGAGCAGATCTTAATTATGTATAATCCGACTGTATATGCAGGCGCAGATATAATTGATACCTTTGTCTATCGATTGGGGATGTTCAGCCAACAATTTGGACCTGCGGCAGCAGTTGGTCTTTTTAAATCGATAATATCCTTATTTATGGTATCAACGACTTACTATGCAGCTTACAAATTCAACAATTACCGCATATTCTAG